A portion of the Cryptomeria japonica chromosome 5, Sugi_1.0, whole genome shotgun sequence genome contains these proteins:
- the LOC131076629 gene encoding U-box domain-containing protein 4 isoform X4 — MEGSPVWLADEGMLPEITAIHGPHFIERFEEISLDISRILSALPLASLPISDQSRKQVERCIKDLQRVRYTFESYDERTKEDIENALRDIREGHTVCNSKIKIIADKLELMTNQEILSEQCALEMEKGFVLAEKNEQEEEFINQVIDLVTQMREYMLELKQTQSQYGPPIPADFRCPLSLELMADPVIIASGQTYERAYIQRWLDQGMKTCPKTRQALNHNCLIPNFTVKALIENWCKSHNVPLPEPDKIIFHTPLLREPSQFVPEKQDSDDGISMKLSADEHEDDSEKESGRFSTEIAQEESTLVPEGVPFTDGEKEVAAGDKVNIENTQEPSQDLSVTSLSSSLDGMQQALSATSFTSSLDDMQQALSVTSFTSSLDGMQQALSVTSFTSSLDGMQHVTAEGVDILGTSSMPSCSNSSRELTSNIATVNYRYSITEIEEIGSPGKDYISSQSSQLNNPNLVAGGTSSSVSDIGDNELAFQLQLKKLVENLQANSIEVQREAVAELRLISKNEPGSRTTITNYGAIRPLVEVLHSRDLTIQENAVTTLLNLSLIENNQTVIPAAGAINSLLYVLKTGSPQARENAAATLYSISAVEENRKKIAQSGGIPPLIDLLVNGSTRGKKDAATALFKLSTCHENKVQIVRAGAVKPLVEAMDPAAGLVDKAVAALSNLATIREGRVAISTEGGISRLVEVVELGSQRAKENAAAALWQFCSNSNKFCAIVLQEGAIPPLVALSKSGTPRAKEKAELLLRHFREQRHADPARGGADRKAH; from the exons GCAATACATGGCCCACATTTTATTGAAAGGTTTGAGGAAATATCATTAGATATCAGTCGAATCTTGAGTGCATTGCCTCTAGCTTCATTGCCTATTTCAGATCAGTCACGCAAACAG GTTGAACGGTGCATCAAGGACTTACAAAGAGTTAGATACACGTTTGAGTCTTATGATGAGAGAACAAAGGAGGATATTGAAAATGCTTTACGAGATATCAGAGAGGGACATACAGTTTGCAATTCCAAAATAAAAATCATTGCAGACAAACTAGAGTTGATGACAAACCAAGAGATACTGAGTGAACAATGTGCTCTAGAAATGGAAAAGGGCTTTGTCCTCGCTGAAAAAAATGAGCAAGAAGAGGAATTTATTAATCAAGTTATTGATTTAGTCACACAAATGCGTGAATATATGTTAGAGCTTAAGCAAACACAATCACAATATGGACCTCCAATCCCTGCTGATTTTCGGTGCCCTCTATCACTAGAACTGATGGCAGACCCAGTAATCATAGCCTCAGGACAAACATATGAGAGAGCATATATCCAACGGTGGTTGGACCAAGGTATGAAAACATGTCCTAAAACCCGACAGGCTCTCAATCACAATTGCCTTATTCCCAATTTCACTGTGAAGGCACTCATTGAAAATTGGTGCAAGTCTCACAATGTTCCGCTTCCTGAGCCTGACAAAATCATATTCCATACTCCACTGCTAAGGGAACCATCTCAGTTTGTTCCAGAAAAACAGGATTCAGATGATGGCATATCTATGAAACTGAGTGCAGATGAGCACGAGGatgattcagaaaaggaaagtgggAGATTTTCCACGGAGATAGCACAAGAAGAAAGTACCCTGGTCCCAGAAGGTGTTCCATTTACTGATGGTGAGAAAGAAGTGGCAGCAGGGGATAAAGTTAACATCGAGAACACTCAAGAGCCATCACAAGATCTATCTGTTACAAGTTTGTCTTCGTCTTTAGATGGCATGCAACAAGCTCTATCTGCTACAAGTTTTACATCGTCTTTAGATGACATGCAACAAGCTCTATCGGTTACAAGTTTTACTTCGTCTTTAGATGGCATGCAACAAGCTCTATCGGTTACAAGTTTTACTTCGTCTTTAGATGGCATGCAACATGTGACAGCAGAAGGTGTTGATATTCTTGGGACAAGTAGCATGCCATCTTGTAGTAATTCTTCTAGAGAGTTAACATCAAATATAGCAACTGTTAATTATCGATATAGCATTACagaaatagaagaaataggatCACCTGGCAAAGATTACATTTCTTCTCAGAGTTCTCAGCTTAATAACCCAAACTTAGTGGCTGGTGGTACATCTTCTTCAGTGTCAGATATAGGAGACAACGAATTAGCCTTTCAACTTCAACTCAAGAAGCTTGTAGAAAACCTGCAAGCTAACTCAATTGAAGTGCAAAGAGAAGCTGTAGCAGAGTTGCGGCTTATTTCAAAAAATGAGCCAGGAAGCAGGACCACAATTACAAATTATGGAGCTATAAGACCTTTGGTTGAAGTGTTACATTCTCGTGATCTGACAATCCAAGAAAATGCTGTTACAACTTTGCTGAACTTATCCCTAATTGAGAATAATCAAACGGTGATTCCTGCTGCAGGGGCTATTAATTCACTTCTATATGTGCTTAAGACAGGAAGCCCTCAGGCTAGAGAGAATGCTGCTGCAACTTTGTACAGTATCTCAGCTGTGGAAGAAAATAGGAAAAAGATTGCACAATCAGGTGGAATACCACCTTTGATTGATCTTCTTGTGAATGGTTCTACTAGGGGGAAAAAAGATGCTGCCACTGCTCTTTTTAAACTTTCAACTTGTCATGAGAACAAAGTGCAGATTGTACGGGCTGGTGCTGTAAAACCTCTTGTTGAGGCAATGGACCCTGCAGCTGGATTGGTAGATAAGGCTGTTGCTGCATTGTCCAACCTTGCAACTATCCGTGAAGGTCGAGTTGCAATTAGTACTGAAGGAGGCATTTCTCGTTTGGTGGAGGTAGTAGAGCTAGGCTCTCAAAGAGCAAAAGAAAACGCAGCAGCAGCTCTATGGCAATTTTGTTCTAATAGCAACAAATTCTGCGCAATAGTTCTCCAGGAAGGAGCCATTCCACCTTTGGTTGCACTGTCTAAATCTGGTACTCCACGGGCGAAAGAGAAG GCTGAGCTTCTTCTTCGCCATTTCAGGGAGCAGCGACATGCAGATCCAGCAAGGGGTGGTGCTGACAGGAAGGCACATTGA
- the LOC131076629 gene encoding U-box domain-containing protein 4 isoform X1, with product MKECCQRSRVMVAGTIQTNLVCPKCKSPHFKGFKIGISAVSVHFIWQYEEKMRLFTEVAMRLYTRIGRMESRPGLFSSIYHSIKELSNESDCSHINFHNLVAPLKLLKPLLNHVQEPKIAITEAVIQSFEALDTVLIKAKELVMRYGPTCSRIYMAIHGPHFIERFEEISLDISRILSALPLASLPISDQSRKQVERCIKDLQRVRYTFESYDERTKEDIENALRDIREGHTVCNSKIKIIADKLELMTNQEILSEQCALEMEKGFVLAEKNEQEEEFINQVIDLVTQMREYMLELKQTQSQYGPPIPADFRCPLSLELMADPVIIASGQTYERAYIQRWLDQGMKTCPKTRQALNHNCLIPNFTVKALIENWCKSHNVPLPEPDKIIFHTPLLREPSQFVPEKQDSDDGISMKLSADEHEDDSEKESGRFSTEIAQEESTLVPEGVPFTDGEKEVAAGDKVNIENTQEPSQDLSVTSLSSSLDGMQQALSATSFTSSLDDMQQALSVTSFTSSLDGMQQALSVTSFTSSLDGMQHVTAEGVDILGTSSMPSCSNSSRELTSNIATVNYRYSITEIEEIGSPGKDYISSQSSQLNNPNLVAGGTSSSVSDIGDNELAFQLQLKKLVENLQANSIEVQREAVAELRLISKNEPGSRTTITNYGAIRPLVEVLHSRDLTIQENAVTTLLNLSLIENNQTVIPAAGAINSLLYVLKTGSPQARENAAATLYSISAVEENRKKIAQSGGIPPLIDLLVNGSTRGKKDAATALFKLSTCHENKVQIVRAGAVKPLVEAMDPAAGLVDKAVAALSNLATIREGRVAISTEGGISRLVEVVELGSQRAKENAAAALWQFCSNSNKFCAIVLQEGAIPPLVALSKSGTPRAKEKAELLLRHFREQRHADPARGGADRKAH from the exons GGTGATGGTGGCTGGAACTATCCAAACCAACTTGGTGTGCCCAAAATGCAAATCACCACATTTTAAGGGCTTTAAGATTGGCATCTCTGCTGTTTCAGTGCATTTCATTTGGCAATACGAAGAGAAAATGAGACTGTTTACAGAGGTGGCCATGAGATTATATACAC GCATAGGGCGCATGGAGTCTCGTCCAGGGTTATTTAGCAGTATATATCATTCAATTAAGGAGCTTAGCAATGAATCGGACTGCAGTCATATAAACTTCCATAATCTGGTTGCTCCATTGAAGCTTCTGAAACCTCTTCTAAATCATGTTCAAGAACCAAAAATAGCTATTACAGAAGCTGTTATACAAAGTTTTGAAGCGCTGGATACAGTCTTGATCAAAGCCAAGGAACTTGTAATGAGATATGGTCCAACATGCAGCAGAATTTATATG GCAATACATGGCCCACATTTTATTGAAAGGTTTGAGGAAATATCATTAGATATCAGTCGAATCTTGAGTGCATTGCCTCTAGCTTCATTGCCTATTTCAGATCAGTCACGCAAACAG GTTGAACGGTGCATCAAGGACTTACAAAGAGTTAGATACACGTTTGAGTCTTATGATGAGAGAACAAAGGAGGATATTGAAAATGCTTTACGAGATATCAGAGAGGGACATACAGTTTGCAATTCCAAAATAAAAATCATTGCAGACAAACTAGAGTTGATGACAAACCAAGAGATACTGAGTGAACAATGTGCTCTAGAAATGGAAAAGGGCTTTGTCCTCGCTGAAAAAAATGAGCAAGAAGAGGAATTTATTAATCAAGTTATTGATTTAGTCACACAAATGCGTGAATATATGTTAGAGCTTAAGCAAACACAATCACAATATGGACCTCCAATCCCTGCTGATTTTCGGTGCCCTCTATCACTAGAACTGATGGCAGACCCAGTAATCATAGCCTCAGGACAAACATATGAGAGAGCATATATCCAACGGTGGTTGGACCAAGGTATGAAAACATGTCCTAAAACCCGACAGGCTCTCAATCACAATTGCCTTATTCCCAATTTCACTGTGAAGGCACTCATTGAAAATTGGTGCAAGTCTCACAATGTTCCGCTTCCTGAGCCTGACAAAATCATATTCCATACTCCACTGCTAAGGGAACCATCTCAGTTTGTTCCAGAAAAACAGGATTCAGATGATGGCATATCTATGAAACTGAGTGCAGATGAGCACGAGGatgattcagaaaaggaaagtgggAGATTTTCCACGGAGATAGCACAAGAAGAAAGTACCCTGGTCCCAGAAGGTGTTCCATTTACTGATGGTGAGAAAGAAGTGGCAGCAGGGGATAAAGTTAACATCGAGAACACTCAAGAGCCATCACAAGATCTATCTGTTACAAGTTTGTCTTCGTCTTTAGATGGCATGCAACAAGCTCTATCTGCTACAAGTTTTACATCGTCTTTAGATGACATGCAACAAGCTCTATCGGTTACAAGTTTTACTTCGTCTTTAGATGGCATGCAACAAGCTCTATCGGTTACAAGTTTTACTTCGTCTTTAGATGGCATGCAACATGTGACAGCAGAAGGTGTTGATATTCTTGGGACAAGTAGCATGCCATCTTGTAGTAATTCTTCTAGAGAGTTAACATCAAATATAGCAACTGTTAATTATCGATATAGCATTACagaaatagaagaaataggatCACCTGGCAAAGATTACATTTCTTCTCAGAGTTCTCAGCTTAATAACCCAAACTTAGTGGCTGGTGGTACATCTTCTTCAGTGTCAGATATAGGAGACAACGAATTAGCCTTTCAACTTCAACTCAAGAAGCTTGTAGAAAACCTGCAAGCTAACTCAATTGAAGTGCAAAGAGAAGCTGTAGCAGAGTTGCGGCTTATTTCAAAAAATGAGCCAGGAAGCAGGACCACAATTACAAATTATGGAGCTATAAGACCTTTGGTTGAAGTGTTACATTCTCGTGATCTGACAATCCAAGAAAATGCTGTTACAACTTTGCTGAACTTATCCCTAATTGAGAATAATCAAACGGTGATTCCTGCTGCAGGGGCTATTAATTCACTTCTATATGTGCTTAAGACAGGAAGCCCTCAGGCTAGAGAGAATGCTGCTGCAACTTTGTACAGTATCTCAGCTGTGGAAGAAAATAGGAAAAAGATTGCACAATCAGGTGGAATACCACCTTTGATTGATCTTCTTGTGAATGGTTCTACTAGGGGGAAAAAAGATGCTGCCACTGCTCTTTTTAAACTTTCAACTTGTCATGAGAACAAAGTGCAGATTGTACGGGCTGGTGCTGTAAAACCTCTTGTTGAGGCAATGGACCCTGCAGCTGGATTGGTAGATAAGGCTGTTGCTGCATTGTCCAACCTTGCAACTATCCGTGAAGGTCGAGTTGCAATTAGTACTGAAGGAGGCATTTCTCGTTTGGTGGAGGTAGTAGAGCTAGGCTCTCAAAGAGCAAAAGAAAACGCAGCAGCAGCTCTATGGCAATTTTGTTCTAATAGCAACAAATTCTGCGCAATAGTTCTCCAGGAAGGAGCCATTCCACCTTTGGTTGCACTGTCTAAATCTGGTACTCCACGGGCGAAAGAGAAG GCTGAGCTTCTTCTTCGCCATTTCAGGGAGCAGCGACATGCAGATCCAGCAAGGGGTGGTGCTGACAGGAAGGCACATTGA
- the LOC131076629 gene encoding U-box domain-containing protein 4 isoform X3: MESRPGLFSSIYHSIKELSNESDCSHINFHNLVAPLKLLKPLLNHVQEPKIAITEAVIQSFEALDTVLIKAKELVMRYGPTCSRIYMAIHGPHFIERFEEISLDISRILSALPLASLPISDQSRKQVERCIKDLQRVRYTFESYDERTKEDIENALRDIREGHTVCNSKIKIIADKLELMTNQEILSEQCALEMEKGFVLAEKNEQEEEFINQVIDLVTQMREYMLELKQTQSQYGPPIPADFRCPLSLELMADPVIIASGQTYERAYIQRWLDQGMKTCPKTRQALNHNCLIPNFTVKALIENWCKSHNVPLPEPDKIIFHTPLLREPSQFVPEKQDSDDGISMKLSADEHEDDSEKESGRFSTEIAQEESTLVPEGVPFTDGEKEVAAGDKVNIENTQEPSQDLSVTSLSSSLDGMQQALSATSFTSSLDDMQQALSVTSFTSSLDGMQQALSVTSFTSSLDGMQHVTAEGVDILGTSSMPSCSNSSRELTSNIATVNYRYSITEIEEIGSPGKDYISSQSSQLNNPNLVAGGTSSSVSDIGDNELAFQLQLKKLVENLQANSIEVQREAVAELRLISKNEPGSRTTITNYGAIRPLVEVLHSRDLTIQENAVTTLLNLSLIENNQTVIPAAGAINSLLYVLKTGSPQARENAAATLYSISAVEENRKKIAQSGGIPPLIDLLVNGSTRGKKDAATALFKLSTCHENKVQIVRAGAVKPLVEAMDPAAGLVDKAVAALSNLATIREGRVAISTEGGISRLVEVVELGSQRAKENAAAALWQFCSNSNKFCAIVLQEGAIPPLVALSKSGTPRAKEKAELLLRHFREQRHADPARGGADRKAH, from the exons ATGGAGTCTCGTCCAGGGTTATTTAGCAGTATATATCATTCAATTAAGGAGCTTAGCAATGAATCGGACTGCAGTCATATAAACTTCCATAATCTGGTTGCTCCATTGAAGCTTCTGAAACCTCTTCTAAATCATGTTCAAGAACCAAAAATAGCTATTACAGAAGCTGTTATACAAAGTTTTGAAGCGCTGGATACAGTCTTGATCAAAGCCAAGGAACTTGTAATGAGATATGGTCCAACATGCAGCAGAATTTATATG GCAATACATGGCCCACATTTTATTGAAAGGTTTGAGGAAATATCATTAGATATCAGTCGAATCTTGAGTGCATTGCCTCTAGCTTCATTGCCTATTTCAGATCAGTCACGCAAACAG GTTGAACGGTGCATCAAGGACTTACAAAGAGTTAGATACACGTTTGAGTCTTATGATGAGAGAACAAAGGAGGATATTGAAAATGCTTTACGAGATATCAGAGAGGGACATACAGTTTGCAATTCCAAAATAAAAATCATTGCAGACAAACTAGAGTTGATGACAAACCAAGAGATACTGAGTGAACAATGTGCTCTAGAAATGGAAAAGGGCTTTGTCCTCGCTGAAAAAAATGAGCAAGAAGAGGAATTTATTAATCAAGTTATTGATTTAGTCACACAAATGCGTGAATATATGTTAGAGCTTAAGCAAACACAATCACAATATGGACCTCCAATCCCTGCTGATTTTCGGTGCCCTCTATCACTAGAACTGATGGCAGACCCAGTAATCATAGCCTCAGGACAAACATATGAGAGAGCATATATCCAACGGTGGTTGGACCAAGGTATGAAAACATGTCCTAAAACCCGACAGGCTCTCAATCACAATTGCCTTATTCCCAATTTCACTGTGAAGGCACTCATTGAAAATTGGTGCAAGTCTCACAATGTTCCGCTTCCTGAGCCTGACAAAATCATATTCCATACTCCACTGCTAAGGGAACCATCTCAGTTTGTTCCAGAAAAACAGGATTCAGATGATGGCATATCTATGAAACTGAGTGCAGATGAGCACGAGGatgattcagaaaaggaaagtgggAGATTTTCCACGGAGATAGCACAAGAAGAAAGTACCCTGGTCCCAGAAGGTGTTCCATTTACTGATGGTGAGAAAGAAGTGGCAGCAGGGGATAAAGTTAACATCGAGAACACTCAAGAGCCATCACAAGATCTATCTGTTACAAGTTTGTCTTCGTCTTTAGATGGCATGCAACAAGCTCTATCTGCTACAAGTTTTACATCGTCTTTAGATGACATGCAACAAGCTCTATCGGTTACAAGTTTTACTTCGTCTTTAGATGGCATGCAACAAGCTCTATCGGTTACAAGTTTTACTTCGTCTTTAGATGGCATGCAACATGTGACAGCAGAAGGTGTTGATATTCTTGGGACAAGTAGCATGCCATCTTGTAGTAATTCTTCTAGAGAGTTAACATCAAATATAGCAACTGTTAATTATCGATATAGCATTACagaaatagaagaaataggatCACCTGGCAAAGATTACATTTCTTCTCAGAGTTCTCAGCTTAATAACCCAAACTTAGTGGCTGGTGGTACATCTTCTTCAGTGTCAGATATAGGAGACAACGAATTAGCCTTTCAACTTCAACTCAAGAAGCTTGTAGAAAACCTGCAAGCTAACTCAATTGAAGTGCAAAGAGAAGCTGTAGCAGAGTTGCGGCTTATTTCAAAAAATGAGCCAGGAAGCAGGACCACAATTACAAATTATGGAGCTATAAGACCTTTGGTTGAAGTGTTACATTCTCGTGATCTGACAATCCAAGAAAATGCTGTTACAACTTTGCTGAACTTATCCCTAATTGAGAATAATCAAACGGTGATTCCTGCTGCAGGGGCTATTAATTCACTTCTATATGTGCTTAAGACAGGAAGCCCTCAGGCTAGAGAGAATGCTGCTGCAACTTTGTACAGTATCTCAGCTGTGGAAGAAAATAGGAAAAAGATTGCACAATCAGGTGGAATACCACCTTTGATTGATCTTCTTGTGAATGGTTCTACTAGGGGGAAAAAAGATGCTGCCACTGCTCTTTTTAAACTTTCAACTTGTCATGAGAACAAAGTGCAGATTGTACGGGCTGGTGCTGTAAAACCTCTTGTTGAGGCAATGGACCCTGCAGCTGGATTGGTAGATAAGGCTGTTGCTGCATTGTCCAACCTTGCAACTATCCGTGAAGGTCGAGTTGCAATTAGTACTGAAGGAGGCATTTCTCGTTTGGTGGAGGTAGTAGAGCTAGGCTCTCAAAGAGCAAAAGAAAACGCAGCAGCAGCTCTATGGCAATTTTGTTCTAATAGCAACAAATTCTGCGCAATAGTTCTCCAGGAAGGAGCCATTCCACCTTTGGTTGCACTGTCTAAATCTGGTACTCCACGGGCGAAAGAGAAG GCTGAGCTTCTTCTTCGCCATTTCAGGGAGCAGCGACATGCAGATCCAGCAAGGGGTGGTGCTGACAGGAAGGCACATTGA
- the LOC131076629 gene encoding U-box domain-containing protein 4 isoform X2 gives MGIGRMESRPGLFSSIYHSIKELSNESDCSHINFHNLVAPLKLLKPLLNHVQEPKIAITEAVIQSFEALDTVLIKAKELVMRYGPTCSRIYMAIHGPHFIERFEEISLDISRILSALPLASLPISDQSRKQVERCIKDLQRVRYTFESYDERTKEDIENALRDIREGHTVCNSKIKIIADKLELMTNQEILSEQCALEMEKGFVLAEKNEQEEEFINQVIDLVTQMREYMLELKQTQSQYGPPIPADFRCPLSLELMADPVIIASGQTYERAYIQRWLDQGMKTCPKTRQALNHNCLIPNFTVKALIENWCKSHNVPLPEPDKIIFHTPLLREPSQFVPEKQDSDDGISMKLSADEHEDDSEKESGRFSTEIAQEESTLVPEGVPFTDGEKEVAAGDKVNIENTQEPSQDLSVTSLSSSLDGMQQALSATSFTSSLDDMQQALSVTSFTSSLDGMQQALSVTSFTSSLDGMQHVTAEGVDILGTSSMPSCSNSSRELTSNIATVNYRYSITEIEEIGSPGKDYISSQSSQLNNPNLVAGGTSSSVSDIGDNELAFQLQLKKLVENLQANSIEVQREAVAELRLISKNEPGSRTTITNYGAIRPLVEVLHSRDLTIQENAVTTLLNLSLIENNQTVIPAAGAINSLLYVLKTGSPQARENAAATLYSISAVEENRKKIAQSGGIPPLIDLLVNGSTRGKKDAATALFKLSTCHENKVQIVRAGAVKPLVEAMDPAAGLVDKAVAALSNLATIREGRVAISTEGGISRLVEVVELGSQRAKENAAAALWQFCSNSNKFCAIVLQEGAIPPLVALSKSGTPRAKEKAELLLRHFREQRHADPARGGADRKAH, from the exons GCATAGGGCGCATGGAGTCTCGTCCAGGGTTATTTAGCAGTATATATCATTCAATTAAGGAGCTTAGCAATGAATCGGACTGCAGTCATATAAACTTCCATAATCTGGTTGCTCCATTGAAGCTTCTGAAACCTCTTCTAAATCATGTTCAAGAACCAAAAATAGCTATTACAGAAGCTGTTATACAAAGTTTTGAAGCGCTGGATACAGTCTTGATCAAAGCCAAGGAACTTGTAATGAGATATGGTCCAACATGCAGCAGAATTTATATG GCAATACATGGCCCACATTTTATTGAAAGGTTTGAGGAAATATCATTAGATATCAGTCGAATCTTGAGTGCATTGCCTCTAGCTTCATTGCCTATTTCAGATCAGTCACGCAAACAG GTTGAACGGTGCATCAAGGACTTACAAAGAGTTAGATACACGTTTGAGTCTTATGATGAGAGAACAAAGGAGGATATTGAAAATGCTTTACGAGATATCAGAGAGGGACATACAGTTTGCAATTCCAAAATAAAAATCATTGCAGACAAACTAGAGTTGATGACAAACCAAGAGATACTGAGTGAACAATGTGCTCTAGAAATGGAAAAGGGCTTTGTCCTCGCTGAAAAAAATGAGCAAGAAGAGGAATTTATTAATCAAGTTATTGATTTAGTCACACAAATGCGTGAATATATGTTAGAGCTTAAGCAAACACAATCACAATATGGACCTCCAATCCCTGCTGATTTTCGGTGCCCTCTATCACTAGAACTGATGGCAGACCCAGTAATCATAGCCTCAGGACAAACATATGAGAGAGCATATATCCAACGGTGGTTGGACCAAGGTATGAAAACATGTCCTAAAACCCGACAGGCTCTCAATCACAATTGCCTTATTCCCAATTTCACTGTGAAGGCACTCATTGAAAATTGGTGCAAGTCTCACAATGTTCCGCTTCCTGAGCCTGACAAAATCATATTCCATACTCCACTGCTAAGGGAACCATCTCAGTTTGTTCCAGAAAAACAGGATTCAGATGATGGCATATCTATGAAACTGAGTGCAGATGAGCACGAGGatgattcagaaaaggaaagtgggAGATTTTCCACGGAGATAGCACAAGAAGAAAGTACCCTGGTCCCAGAAGGTGTTCCATTTACTGATGGTGAGAAAGAAGTGGCAGCAGGGGATAAAGTTAACATCGAGAACACTCAAGAGCCATCACAAGATCTATCTGTTACAAGTTTGTCTTCGTCTTTAGATGGCATGCAACAAGCTCTATCTGCTACAAGTTTTACATCGTCTTTAGATGACATGCAACAAGCTCTATCGGTTACAAGTTTTACTTCGTCTTTAGATGGCATGCAACAAGCTCTATCGGTTACAAGTTTTACTTCGTCTTTAGATGGCATGCAACATGTGACAGCAGAAGGTGTTGATATTCTTGGGACAAGTAGCATGCCATCTTGTAGTAATTCTTCTAGAGAGTTAACATCAAATATAGCAACTGTTAATTATCGATATAGCATTACagaaatagaagaaataggatCACCTGGCAAAGATTACATTTCTTCTCAGAGTTCTCAGCTTAATAACCCAAACTTAGTGGCTGGTGGTACATCTTCTTCAGTGTCAGATATAGGAGACAACGAATTAGCCTTTCAACTTCAACTCAAGAAGCTTGTAGAAAACCTGCAAGCTAACTCAATTGAAGTGCAAAGAGAAGCTGTAGCAGAGTTGCGGCTTATTTCAAAAAATGAGCCAGGAAGCAGGACCACAATTACAAATTATGGAGCTATAAGACCTTTGGTTGAAGTGTTACATTCTCGTGATCTGACAATCCAAGAAAATGCTGTTACAACTTTGCTGAACTTATCCCTAATTGAGAATAATCAAACGGTGATTCCTGCTGCAGGGGCTATTAATTCACTTCTATATGTGCTTAAGACAGGAAGCCCTCAGGCTAGAGAGAATGCTGCTGCAACTTTGTACAGTATCTCAGCTGTGGAAGAAAATAGGAAAAAGATTGCACAATCAGGTGGAATACCACCTTTGATTGATCTTCTTGTGAATGGTTCTACTAGGGGGAAAAAAGATGCTGCCACTGCTCTTTTTAAACTTTCAACTTGTCATGAGAACAAAGTGCAGATTGTACGGGCTGGTGCTGTAAAACCTCTTGTTGAGGCAATGGACCCTGCAGCTGGATTGGTAGATAAGGCTGTTGCTGCATTGTCCAACCTTGCAACTATCCGTGAAGGTCGAGTTGCAATTAGTACTGAAGGAGGCATTTCTCGTTTGGTGGAGGTAGTAGAGCTAGGCTCTCAAAGAGCAAAAGAAAACGCAGCAGCAGCTCTATGGCAATTTTGTTCTAATAGCAACAAATTCTGCGCAATAGTTCTCCAGGAAGGAGCCATTCCACCTTTGGTTGCACTGTCTAAATCTGGTACTCCACGGGCGAAAGAGAAG GCTGAGCTTCTTCTTCGCCATTTCAGGGAGCAGCGACATGCAGATCCAGCAAGGGGTGGTGCTGACAGGAAGGCACATTGA